In a genomic window of Porphyromonadaceae bacterium W3.11:
- a CDS encoding catalase, with protein sequence MKKNGLDESAASRNDHIGDHPELRTAAGAPVYSNQDSMTAGARGPIALQDQYLIEKLSHFNREVIPERRMHAKGSGAWGQFTVTHDISKYTKAKIFNKIGNKCELFMRFSTVAGERGAADAERDIRGFAMRFYTEDGNWDLVGNNTPVFFFRDPKNFIDLNHAIKRDPRTNMRSKNNNWDFWTSLPEALHQVTIVMSDRGIPSSFRYMHGFSSHAYSFINKDNERVWVKFYLRSQQGILNFTDQEAEMVVGKDRESSQNDLYNAIEQKKFPRWEMFIQVMTEEQARAMKTNPFDLTKTWSKKDFPLQPVGMLELNRNPDNYFQDVEQAAFNPANIVPGIGFSPDKMLQGRLFSYGDAQRYRLGVNHHQIPVNQPRGVAHPHSFHRDGQMRVDGNLGSEVHYEPNSYGNWHDHPELLEPKQDGGDVWTYDYREDDHYYFTQPGMLFRAMSPDQQLVLAENTARDMSDSTLQIKHRHIRHCYQADPKYGEMVAKALDIDLNSVDLSYNGCKSYQEWREEMGKDADKDVPTDPVKPKSAMDLPPEGRDTNVSDQSVVINWETDPYLL encoded by the coding sequence ATGAAGAAAAACGGCCTAGATGAGAGTGCCGCCAGTAGAAATGATCACATTGGAGATCATCCAGAATTACGTACGGCGGCTGGAGCCCCTGTGTACTCTAATCAAGATTCGATGACCGCAGGTGCAAGAGGTCCTATTGCACTGCAAGACCAGTACCTGATAGAGAAGTTGTCACACTTCAATAGAGAAGTGATTCCAGAACGAAGGATGCACGCTAAGGGCTCTGGAGCATGGGGACAGTTCACAGTTACTCATGATATTAGCAAATATACTAAGGCTAAGATTTTCAATAAGATTGGAAATAAGTGTGAGCTCTTTATGCGTTTCTCAACTGTTGCAGGAGAGCGTGGAGCTGCTGATGCCGAACGTGATATTAGAGGATTCGCCATGAGGTTTTACACCGAGGATGGTAACTGGGACTTAGTTGGTAATAATACACCAGTTTTCTTCTTCCGTGACCCGAAGAATTTTATTGATCTCAACCACGCCATAAAGAGGGATCCTCGCACCAACATGCGTAGTAAAAATAATAACTGGGATTTCTGGACTAGTTTACCTGAAGCTTTGCATCAAGTAACTATTGTGATGAGTGACAGAGGTATTCCATCTTCATTCCGTTATATGCATGGGTTCAGTAGTCATGCGTATAGTTTTATCAACAAAGACAATGAAAGAGTCTGGGTGAAATTTTATTTGAGAAGCCAGCAAGGGATTCTAAATTTCACAGACCAAGAGGCTGAAATGGTAGTCGGTAAAGATCGTGAAAGTAGTCAAAATGACCTTTATAATGCGATTGAGCAGAAGAAATTTCCTCGATGGGAAATGTTTATACAGGTGATGACTGAAGAGCAAGCACGTGCTATGAAAACAAATCCTTTTGACTTAACAAAAACTTGGTCAAAAAAGGATTTCCCTCTTCAGCCTGTAGGGATGCTCGAATTGAATCGTAACCCAGATAATTATTTCCAAGATGTAGAGCAGGCTGCCTTCAACCCAGCAAATATAGTTCCCGGTATAGGATTCTCCCCTGATAAGATGCTGCAGGGGCGTCTCTTCTCTTATGGAGATGCTCAGAGATATAGATTAGGAGTAAACCATCATCAAATACCAGTTAATCAGCCTCGTGGTGTAGCTCACCCACACTCATTTCACAGAGATGGTCAGATGCGTGTGGATGGTAATCTAGGTTCAGAAGTACACTACGAACCCAATAGTTATGGGAATTGGCATGATCATCCTGAACTTTTAGAACCAAAACAAGATGGCGGGGATGTCTGGACCTATGATTATCGTGAGGATGATCATTACTACTTTACTCAGCCAGGTATGCTGTTCCGTGCCATGTCGCCTGATCAGCAATTGGTACTTGCAGAAAACACGGCTAGAGATATGTCAGACTCTACCTTACAGATAAAGCATAGACACATACGTCATTGCTACCAAGCTGACCCAAAGTATGGTGAGATGGTAGCCAAAGCCTTGGACATTGATCTCAACTCTGTAGACCTCAGTTATAATGGCTGTAAGAGCTATCAGGAGTGGAGAGAAGAAATGGGCAAGGATGCGGATAAAGATGTTCCTACCGATCCAGTTAAGCCAAAGAGTGCGATGGACTTGCCACCTGAGGGTCGTGATACTAATGTCAGCGACCAGAGCGTAGTAATAAATTGGGAAACGGATCCATATCTATTATAA
- a CDS encoding RnfABCDGE type electron transport complex subunit D — MSSTRKLLVSPSPHIHSGDSIEKNMYAVILALMPAWIVSIYYFGLDALWVTLTSIFACVIIEWFITRFMLGKKKLTITDGSAILTGLLLAMNLPSSIPLWIVVVGALVAIGIGKMSYGGLGNNIFNPAIVGRVMLIISFPQQMTSYPPSRFAETAIDAVSAPTPLGIAKGIIHGTNTMDQMPSAIESLLGQTGGSFGEVSAIALLLGFIFLMIRKVVTWHTPVAIFVTAYIFGGIMHLVNPEIYIDPINHLLTGGMMLGALYMATDYVTSPMSKGGMILFGFFIGLITMLIRLFGSYPEGISFAILFMNGITPIINRYMTPRVFGDKAAKTPKVA, encoded by the coding sequence ATGTCAAGTACAAGAAAACTACTGGTATCACCTTCACCACACATACATAGTGGAGACTCTATCGAGAAGAATATGTATGCCGTGATACTTGCATTGATGCCAGCATGGATTGTTTCAATATATTACTTTGGGCTAGATGCTCTATGGGTAACACTAACATCTATCTTCGCCTGTGTTATCATTGAGTGGTTTATCACTCGATTTATGCTAGGAAAGAAAAAGTTAACCATCACCGATGGCTCAGCCATACTAACCGGACTACTCTTAGCAATGAACCTCCCATCCAGCATACCATTATGGATTGTAGTAGTAGGTGCTTTAGTTGCTATTGGTATTGGTAAGATGTCTTATGGTGGTCTTGGGAATAACATATTTAACCCTGCCATTGTGGGTCGTGTTATGCTGATCATCTCATTCCCTCAGCAGATGACAAGCTATCCACCAAGCCGTTTTGCTGAGACCGCAATAGATGCAGTATCAGCCCCTACCCCTCTAGGAATTGCTAAAGGGATTATTCATGGAACAAATACGATGGATCAGATGCCTTCAGCCATCGAATCACTCCTCGGTCAGACTGGTGGTTCATTCGGTGAGGTAAGTGCGATAGCTCTACTACTAGGCTTTATCTTCCTTATGATCCGCAAAGTGGTTACATGGCATACACCTGTAGCTATTTTCGTCACAGCTTATATATTCGGAGGTATCATGCACCTAGTAAATCCTGAAATATACATTGACCCAATCAATCACCTGCTAACAGGAGGTATGATGCTAGGAGCTCTGTATATGGCGACCGACTATGTCACCTCTCCAATGAGCAAAGGTGGTATGATCCTTTTTGGATTCTTCATCGGTTTGATTACAATGCTGATTCGTCTCTTCGGATCTTATCCAGAGGGTATATCATTCGCCATCCTATTTATGAATGGTATCACTCCAATTATTAATAGATATATGACGCCTAGAGTTTTCGGTGATAAGGCGGCTAAAACCCCTAAAGTAGCATAA
- a CDS encoding RnfABCDGE type electron transport complex subunit G, which produces MKKLTSTLPNMLLSLTLICCAAALLLAFVFDVTSGPIAESQMNTLLEGINKVSPEYDNNPYEEAIEVEINGGIVKIYPARKGGELQGVAAETFTKNGFAGLIRILVGINNESNIIDYTVLQHAETPGLGDQMQEWFRVEGTNQSVLGKNLSTPLSVSKDGGEVDAITAATISSRAFLDALNTAQTAVTNAKAEGKLK; this is translated from the coding sequence ATGAAGAAATTAACCTCAACACTTCCCAATATGCTCCTGTCACTAACCCTTATCTGTTGTGCAGCAGCACTCCTCTTGGCATTTGTTTTTGACGTAACCTCAGGCCCTATAGCAGAGTCACAAATGAATACTTTGCTAGAGGGTATCAATAAGGTTAGTCCAGAGTACGATAACAACCCCTACGAAGAAGCTATTGAAGTAGAGATCAATGGTGGTATCGTAAAGATCTATCCTGCACGAAAAGGCGGTGAACTCCAGGGTGTAGCAGCGGAAACATTTACAAAAAATGGATTTGCTGGACTCATCAGAATCCTGGTAGGTATCAATAACGAAAGTAACATTATCGACTATACGGTACTCCAGCATGCTGAGACCCCTGGACTTGGTGATCAGATGCAGGAATGGTTCAGAGTCGAGGGCACCAATCAGAGTGTACTTGGTAAAAACCTATCTACCCCTCTATCAGTATCAAAGGATGGTGGTGAAGTGGATGCTATCACTGCTGCGACAATCTCTAGTAGAGCTTTTCTAGATGCTCTTAACACAGCTCAAACAGCTGTTACAAATGCGAAAGCTGAAGGTAAACTAAAGTAA
- the rsxC gene encoding electron transport complex subunit RsxC, with amino-acid sequence MLKTFRIGGVHPPEKKLSSDKSIQVLELPEEVTIPVAQHIGAPAQAVVKKGDEVKVGTLIAKAGGFISANIHSSVSGTVKKLEEVVDASGFKKLMITIQADGTDTWEEQIDRSPEIVREIKLSKEEIVARVAECGIVGMGGATFPTNVKLMPPKDAKPEIIIINGVECEPYLTADHRVMLERGEELLIGLSILMKAAGVNRGVIGIENNKKDAIEHLTNLAKNFQGIEICPLKVKYPQGGEKQLIDAVIRRQVRSGQLPITVGAIVQNVGTTIAIYEAVQKNKPLFERVVTVTGVDVANPCNLLVRIGTGTNKLIETAGGLPESTAKVISGGPMMGKALMTENVPVAKGTSGILIMKAEDTKRKPMRNCIRCAKCVSACPMGLNPAFLMRDVAFADWDDCESGHIVDCIECGSCSFTCPANRPLLDHIRLGKQKVMGIIRARKS; translated from the coding sequence ATGTTAAAGACATTTCGTATTGGTGGTGTCCATCCCCCAGAAAAAAAACTCTCATCGGATAAATCAATTCAGGTACTCGAGCTACCCGAAGAAGTGACCATCCCTGTTGCCCAGCATATTGGAGCTCCAGCCCAAGCCGTGGTGAAAAAAGGAGACGAAGTAAAAGTAGGTACACTGATCGCTAAGGCAGGAGGATTCATATCCGCCAACATTCACTCGAGCGTATCGGGGACCGTAAAAAAGCTAGAAGAGGTTGTAGATGCTTCTGGTTTTAAGAAATTGATGATCACGATCCAAGCTGATGGTACAGATACATGGGAAGAGCAGATAGATCGCTCTCCAGAAATTGTTCGTGAGATCAAACTGTCAAAAGAAGAAATCGTAGCACGTGTAGCTGAGTGCGGTATCGTTGGTATGGGAGGAGCTACCTTCCCTACGAATGTGAAGCTGATGCCGCCGAAGGATGCAAAGCCTGAGATCATAATCATCAATGGGGTCGAGTGCGAACCTTACCTTACAGCAGACCACCGTGTGATGCTTGAGCGTGGTGAAGAGCTACTCATCGGGCTATCTATTCTTATGAAGGCAGCTGGGGTTAACCGTGGAGTTATTGGTATTGAAAATAATAAAAAGGATGCCATCGAACACCTTACCAACCTAGCAAAGAACTTTCAGGGTATTGAGATTTGCCCACTAAAAGTAAAATATCCTCAAGGTGGAGAAAAGCAATTGATTGATGCCGTAATTCGCCGTCAAGTGCGTAGCGGTCAGCTCCCAATCACTGTAGGAGCCATCGTCCAAAACGTAGGGACTACCATTGCGATATATGAGGCTGTCCAAAAGAATAAGCCACTCTTTGAGCGCGTGGTTACCGTCACAGGTGTTGACGTAGCTAATCCATGTAACTTGCTAGTTCGTATCGGTACTGGTACAAATAAGCTGATAGAAACAGCAGGAGGCTTACCAGAAAGCACAGCAAAGGTAATTAGTGGAGGACCAATGATGGGTAAAGCTCTAATGACAGAGAATGTACCTGTCGCAAAAGGCACCAGTGGCATACTTATCATGAAGGCAGAAGATACTAAGCGTAAGCCTATGCGTAACTGTATCAGATGTGCTAAGTGTGTAAGTGCATGTCCAATGGGCTTAAATCCAGCTTTCCTAATGCGTGATGTAGCATTTGCAGACTGGGATGATTGTGAAAGTGGACATATTGTTGACTGTATTGAGTGTGGCTCATGTAGTTTCACATGCCCAGCCAACCGACCATTGCTAGATCACATCCGACTGGGTAAGCAAAAGGTAATGGGTATCATCAGAGCGAGGAAGTCGTAA
- a CDS encoding electron transport complex subunit E, whose amino-acid sequence MKKKIKIFLNGFINENPILVLLLGMCPTLGTTSSAFNGMGMGLATTFVLLCSNVVISIIKKLIPDTVRIPGFIVVIAAFTTIVQMLLEAYVPPLYASLGIFLPLIVVNCLVLGRAEAFAAKNSVFDSALDGLGMGLGFTISLTLVGMVREVLGSGMIFGMEVMPSQYGALVFILAPGAFIALGFIIGVKNSIDRRSRARAVAKANAGKAVESAN is encoded by the coding sequence ATGAAGAAGAAAATAAAGATATTTCTAAATGGATTCATTAATGAAAACCCTATACTAGTATTGCTATTGGGGATGTGTCCAACACTTGGAACGACCTCAAGTGCTTTCAACGGAATGGGTATGGGACTAGCTACAACATTTGTACTACTATGTTCGAATGTCGTCATCTCAATAATAAAGAAACTTATCCCTGACACAGTACGAATCCCAGGGTTTATTGTTGTGATTGCAGCTTTTACCACCATCGTACAGATGTTGCTCGAAGCATACGTACCCCCTCTATACGCATCACTAGGGATATTCCTACCACTGATTGTTGTAAACTGTCTGGTACTTGGACGTGCTGAAGCATTTGCCGCTAAGAATAGTGTTTTTGATTCAGCTCTTGACGGACTAGGTATGGGACTAGGCTTTACTATCTCTCTGACCTTAGTAGGTATGGTTCGTGAAGTCTTGGGAAGTGGTATGATCTTCGGTATGGAGGTAATGCCATCGCAATATGGTGCATTGGTATTTATCCTAGCTCCTGGAGCATTTATCGCCCTTGGCTTTATTATTGGTGTTAAGAATAGCATCGACCGTAGAAGCAGAGCAAGAGCAGTCGCTAAGGCTAATGCTGGAAAAGCTGTAGAATCTGCAAATTGA
- a CDS encoding glutathione peroxidase, whose translation MKENFYEFEATTLQGKTVSMKEYKGKVVLVVNTASKCGLTPQLEGLEELYEKYKEEGFVILGFPCNQFANQEPGDEKSISEGCVINYGVTFPMFSKIDVNGKDAHPIYKYLKKQLGGFLSSSIKWNFTKFLIDKNGKPIKRFAPQKKPESIERYIQDALSK comes from the coding sequence ATGAAAGAGAATTTTTACGAATTTGAAGCGACTACACTTCAAGGTAAGACAGTAAGCATGAAAGAGTACAAGGGTAAGGTTGTCCTTGTGGTAAATACGGCTAGTAAATGTGGATTGACTCCTCAATTGGAGGGGCTAGAGGAGTTATATGAAAAGTATAAAGAAGAGGGGTTTGTGATTTTGGGTTTCCCATGTAATCAGTTTGCCAATCAAGAGCCAGGAGACGAAAAGTCTATCTCTGAGGGATGTGTAATCAATTATGGGGTTACCTTTCCAATGTTTTCAAAAATTGATGTCAATGGCAAGGATGCACATCCTATATATAAGTACCTTAAAAAGCAACTAGGAGGTTTTTTATCTAGTTCTATAAAATGGAATTTTACTAAATTCCTTATCGATAAAAATGGGAAGCCGATTAAGCGATTTGCTCCGCAAAAGAAACCTGAAAGCATAGAACGCTATATTCAGGACGCACTGTCTAAGTAA
- a CDS encoding RnfABCDGE type electron transport complex subunit A, protein MEYILLFIGAIFVNNIVFSQFLGICPFLGVSKKLDTALGMGAAVTFVVTIATLVTFAIQKLVLDKYGIQYMQNIAFILVIASVVQMLEIVLKKISPSLYSALGVFLPLITTNCMVLGVAISVIQSDFNLAQSIVYAIASAIGYTFAIGIFAVSREQLAKTSVPGSLAGIPISLITAGILAMAFMGFTGLV, encoded by the coding sequence ATGGAATATATATTACTATTCATTGGAGCAATCTTTGTTAATAACATTGTATTCTCTCAGTTCCTCGGAATTTGTCCATTCTTAGGTGTATCTAAGAAACTTGATACCGCCCTTGGTATGGGTGCAGCCGTAACATTCGTTGTTACTATAGCGACATTAGTGACATTTGCTATTCAGAAGCTAGTCCTAGATAAATATGGTATCCAGTATATGCAGAACATTGCATTTATCTTGGTCATTGCATCGGTTGTGCAAATGCTAGAAATCGTATTAAAGAAGATTTCTCCATCGCTATACTCAGCATTGGGTGTTTTCCTACCATTGATTACCACTAACTGTATGGTATTAGGGGTAGCAATCTCTGTAATCCAAAGTGATTTCAATCTAGCACAGTCTATTGTTTACGCCATTGCCTCAGCTATTGGTTACACTTTTGCGATAGGCATTTTTGCTGTATCTCGTGAGCAGTTAGCTAAAACTAGTGTGCCTGGCTCCCTTGCAGGTATTCCAATCTCATTAATCACAGCTGGTATCCTAGCGATGGCATTCATGGGATTCACTGGATTGGTATAA
- a CDS encoding Fe-S cluster domain-containing protein, whose amino-acid sequence MVVTVTFLSLVGAFSAVLLYIISRKFRVEEDPRIDLVNEALPGANCGGCGYPGCSSFAKACVESDSLDGLFCTVGGNPTMQDVASVLGRTAVAAEPKIAVVRCNGTCEARPRMNQFDGATSCAIAASLYGGETGCSYGCYGMGDCTLACDFDAIHMNPITGLPEVDEDKCVACGACVKACPKMIIELRKKGPKGRRIFVSCMNEEKGGVAKKSCDNACIGCSKCFKECNFEAITISNNLAYIDHTKCRLCRKCVAVCPTGAIHEVNFPPRKPKVEAETTVSAKA is encoded by the coding sequence ATGGTAGTAACTGTTACATTCCTATCTCTAGTTGGTGCTTTTAGTGCCGTACTACTCTACATTATTTCGAGAAAATTCCGTGTAGAAGAGGATCCAAGAATTGATTTAGTAAACGAAGCTCTCCCCGGTGCCAACTGTGGTGGCTGTGGTTATCCAGGCTGCTCCAGCTTTGCGAAAGCCTGTGTGGAGTCTGATTCTCTAGACGGGTTATTTTGTACCGTTGGGGGAAATCCTACAATGCAGGATGTTGCATCTGTGTTAGGACGAACTGCTGTAGCAGCAGAGCCTAAGATTGCAGTGGTTCGCTGTAATGGGACTTGCGAGGCTAGACCACGTATGAATCAATTTGATGGAGCCACTTCATGTGCAATCGCAGCATCATTATATGGTGGCGAGACTGGCTGCTCATATGGCTGCTATGGCATGGGAGATTGTACCTTAGCATGCGATTTTGATGCGATCCACATGAATCCTATCACAGGATTACCAGAGGTGGATGAGGACAAGTGTGTTGCCTGTGGTGCGTGTGTGAAAGCCTGCCCTAAGATGATCATAGAGCTACGCAAAAAAGGACCTAAAGGCCGCCGCATATTTGTTAGCTGTATGAATGAAGAAAAGGGTGGCGTTGCTAAGAAGTCATGCGATAATGCATGTATTGGCTGCTCTAAGTGCTTCAAAGAATGTAACTTCGAAGCAATCACCATTAGCAATAACCTTGCATACATTGATCACACCAAGTGTAGACTATGCCGTAAGTGCGTTGCGGTTTGCCCAACGGGAGCTATTCATGAAGTGAACTTCCCCCCACGCAAACCAAAAGTAGAGGCAGAAACTACTGTGAGTGCCAAGGCGTGA